In Drosophila yakuba strain Tai18E2 chromosome X, Prin_Dyak_Tai18E2_2.1, whole genome shotgun sequence, a single genomic region encodes these proteins:
- the LOC6524645 gene encoding cytosolic carboxypeptidase Nna1 isoform X6, whose protein sequence is MQKGVKDKENRNSMLGPEICEFQQQQPTKQNDGFLGSFLSKGLKTNQLVVNTDEKTLRPVARLKEPRDLFALPKDKDNDCSQQAPRWPVECQVIEERITHIPYVPAVPEPLNAPTGNELKPRPVGEENGIVVFSYSPISAVNYEKPKAKKEDDESSDESDYSSDSRQDSTPPSRSTPMRLAGGGGCAAGKLSSVSKMINSVDNRSTSASLDDNDDEYDDEYDTSGGYCGGSGEAKEKAIIKDLIEAKKKRYQEEATATPVGGGTVRNSRAASRSEASKEPSDIDDIWKNNTNEYKPASPRYVLSQFGKNVAKAMIDRIVDHEDLVPPTGSQKVSNQFAVSPVKLPKTNMARLEVAFERSACHARSKSRLKGRAVVPGGQTVGNHRRRGSSSEEDTSSSGLGDEEEEEEDDDDSDSDAENSGSGGGLRRILGSYSARLAGGAEKRPCPGSGSVSDTETLVGDESRSRLASSNGLYQQDHIRSRSRHSQVRPPLRTVPHTHAATVAAAAAALARGRHRDKDGCLGSKDEKGNMGVGGGTTTGNNGSMGTRTRTRTSSPVGNNVFRLSKEQQLLLNSMTSQETTSTLISSTSTNQTTTTNSSQSFFCSDLPQAQFSRSAVGGARFMTNCHPMNPEEYDGLEFESRFESGNLAKAVQITPTYYELYLRPDLYTSRSKQWFYFRVRRTRRKMLYRFSIVNLVKSDSLYNDGMQPVMYSTLGAKEKSEGWRRCGDNICYYRNDDESASNSANEDDEDNSTYTLTFTIEFEHDDDTVFFAHSYPYTYSDLQDYLMEIQRHPVKSKFCKLRLLCRTLAGNNVYYLTVTAPSSNEENMRRKKSIVVSARVHPSETPASWMMKGLMDFITGDTTVAKRLRHKFIFKLVPMLNPDGVIVGNTRNSLTGKDLNRQYRTVIRETYPSIWYTKAMIRRLIEECGVAMYCDMHAHSRKHNIFIYGCENKRNPEKKLTEQVFPLMLHKNSADRFSFESCKFKIQRSKEGTGRIVVWMLGITNSYTIEASFGGSSLGSRKGTHFNTQDYEHMGRAFCETLLDYCDENPNKVKRHAKLFKQIKKIRKREKREQKALKLQKMADQILNLLKQQDRLRSKIIERLMREGSSADEPLNIPLSDYSSDEGNCSSSSDNEGKHSITASDLEGPCCAPTRAPPSSPEVIHEIRKFRMRRMRKVMHELDRIYFTPLFQRKFKTLTTLKRRRQKMGVKAPPNGKRLRGGGVPAVATATTPATAVQAVGSMVETNDGQKQQQPQRQLARNMPTNGASSIGAQSSDSTDSMDSSQSESLQEPDCSSASTGVSKEVTRKAKTSGAGSKKTAKKRKFMPTEKKKPVVNQKLHVDRNFRLWLANRRIYIYRRKKSTQARRTKVRNKPQKKRGEVVRTTLDLPTTDPGSDLHFSTDDEEHSPTSGQNGYGAVAPLRHTLLQSDLQRRYIEEIGDTVVQKPKAAHMPPELIVTTPSKSGTPGGGKKLDVYKLTPRTAPELDTGIGMMQRQAGGTGTSARRTYSWHNLDQQEIPNGNHSGKANFYMGDSKPAIKAITKPPPRRSVPSNFIPQRHGNAQTADDLQLKLSLKKKVWTGAHGDADGRPLAWYKGHSIATSQMANTTTTIRSAGGGAAGGGGAGGAAGAGGGGGAGGQNRNMFTSSGREQTAATGGINMGMPPAFVGAPRRPRKLEQVDLFNACSQKLLLWQQQEEHKRSHPQPAQRLLKVEDPPPHSRDRERDRDRDREQQAFKPMHMAKKSTGTSQAKVIQALVAVESGGKVKRKSSSMMKIAETTQLVTRFARNRNSAGGATVQQQQHQQQPPQQHMHHQHQRLLFKGQGGAGAMGARMHSAGVMGHMQGNGGGRAPNKFKTGGLVITAVQQPTNMAGGSSRRMRNAAGLQAKGSNGALGSSSGQMQYQRSNGSVQANKSATGISLDTVNLVRKVKTKLKKRKSRTLSTGAPK, encoded by the exons GCTTCCTTGGCAGTTTCCTATCGAAGGGCCTGAAGACCAATCAGCTGGTTGTGAATACGGATGAGAAGACCCTGCGACCAGTTGCTCGTCTGAAGGAGCCGCGCGATCTCTTCGCCCTGCCGAAGGACAAGGACAATGACTGCTCACAGCAGGCCCCCAGATGGCCGGTGGAATGCCAG GTCATCGAGGAGCGCATCACACACATTCCGTACGTGCCCGCTGTGCCGGAGCCACTCAATGCTCCGACGGGAAACGAGCTGAAGCCACGTCCCGTGGGCGAGGAGAACGGCATTGTGGTGTTCAGCTACAGTCCAATTAGCGCCGTCAACTAT GAAAAGCCCAAGGCGAAGAAGGAGGACGATGAGTCCAGCGACGAGTCGGACTATTCCTCGGACTCACGCCAGGATTCGACGCCTCCGAGCCGGTCCACGCCCATGCGCCTCGCGGGCGGCGGTGGATGTGCAGCTGGCAAACTGAGCAGCGTGTCCAAGATGATCAACAGCGTGGACAATCGGTCCACCAGTGCGTCCCTGGACGACAACGATGACGAATACGATGACGAATACGATACCTCCGGCGGTTATTGTGGCGGCAGTGGCGAGGCCAAGGAGAAGGCAATCATCAAGGATCTCATCGAGGCGAAGAAGAAGCGCTACCAGGAGGAGGCGACAGCCACGCCCGTTGGCGGCGGCACAGTTCGCAATTCGAGAGCAGCCAGCCGTTCGGAGGCCAGTAAAGAACCCAGCGATATTGATGACATCTGGAAGAACAACACCAACGAATATAAGCCCGCCTCGCCGCGCTATGTGCTCAGTCAGTTTGGAAAGAATGTGGCCAAGGCGATGATCGACCGGATAGTGGATCACGAAGATCTCGTCCCGCCAACGGGATCCCAAAAGGTATCGAATCAGTTCGCCGTAAGCCCCGTCAAGTTGCCCAAAACCAATATGGCCCGCTTAGAGGTGGCCTTCGAGCGAAGTGCCTGCCACGCAAGATCCAAATCGCGTTTGAAAGGGAGGGCAGTCGTCCCGGGTGGGCAAACGGTTGGCAATCATCGCCGTAGGGGCAGCAGCTCTGAGGAGGACACCAGTAGCTCTGGTTTGGGTGAtgaagaagaggaggaggaggatgacgaTGATTCCGACTCGGACGCAGAGAATTCGGGCAGTGGCGGTGGCTTGCGCCGTATCTTGGGAAGCTACTCGGCCCGGCTGGCAGGTGGCGCCGAAAAGCGTCCTTGTCCCGGTTCCGGATCCGTTTCGGATACCGAAACTTTGGTGGGAGACGAGAGCAGGAGCCGGCTGGCTAGCT CTAATGGTCTGTATCAGCAAGACCATATCCGCTCTAGGAGTCGCCACTCGCAAGTGCGACCCCCCCTACGAACGGTACCCCACACCCATGCGGCCAcagtggcggcggcggcagcggcgctCGCCAGGGGGCGCCACCGCGACAAGGACGGTTGTCTGGGTAGCAAGGACGAAAAGGGAAATATGGGAGTGGGGGGGGGAACAACAACTGGCAACAATGGCTCAATGGGCACACGCACCCGCACCCGCACCTCCTCGCCCGTTGGCAACAACGTCTTCCGGCTGAGCAAGGAACAGCAGCTATTGCTGAATTCGATGACCAGCCAGGAGACGACCAGCACACTGATCTCGTCGACAAGTACTAACCAGACGACGACCACCAACTCGTCGCAATCGTTTTTCTGCTCCGATTTACCCCAAGCGCAGTTCAGCCGTTCGGCGGTCGGTGGTGCCCGCTTCATGACCAATTGCCATCCCATGAATCCGGAGGAGTACGATGGACTGGAGTTTGAATCGCGCTTCGAGAGCGGCAACCTGGCCAAGGCGGTCCAAATTACGCCCACCTACTACGAGCTCTACCTGCGACCCGATCTCTATACCAGCCGGTCCAAGCAGTGGTTCTACTTTCGTGTGCGTCGCACCAGGCGCAAGATGCTCTACCGCTTCTCCATTGTCAATCTGGTCAAGTCGGATAGTCTGTACAACGATGGCATGCAGCCGGTCATGTACTCCACGCTGGGCGCCAAGGAGAAGAGCGAAGGCTGGCGGAGATGCGGCGACAACATCTGCTACTATCGCAACGATGATGA AAGTGCCAGCAATAGCGCCaacgaggacgacgaggacAACTCCACGTACACGCTGACCTTCACCATTGAGTTCGAGCACGACGATGACACGGTGTTCTTTGCGCACAGCTATCCGTATACGTATAGCGACCTGCAGGACTACCTCATGGAGATCCAACGGCATCCGGTCAAGTCAAAGTTCTGCAAGCTGCGCCTGCTCTGCCGCACCTTGGCTGGCAATAATGTCTACTACCTGACGGTGACGGCGCCCTCCTCCAACGAGGAGAACATGCGG CGCAAGAAATCGATTGTGGTGTCGGCGCGTGTGCATCCCAGCGAGACGCCAGCGTCGTGGATGATGAAGGGTCTGATGGACTTCATCACTGGGGACACCACAGTGGCCAAGCGGCTGCGGCACAAGTTCATTTTCAAATTGGTGCCCATGCTGAATCCGGACGGAGTCATTGTGGGCAACACCCGTAACTCGCTGACCGGCAAGGACCTCAACCGCCAGTACCGTACGGTAATACGCGAGACATATCCATCCATTTGGTATACCAAAGCCATGATTAGAAG ACTGATTGAGGAATGCGGCGTGGCCATGTACTGTGATATGCACGCTCACTCACGAAAGCACAACATATTCATATATGGCTGTGAGAACAAGCGCAACCCGGAGAAGAAGTTAACCGAGCAGGTCTTTCCGCTGATGCTGCACAAGAACAGTGCTGATCGG TTCTCCTTCGAGAGCTGCAAGTTCAAGATACAGCGCAGCAAGGAGGGCACCGGACGTATCGTGGTCTGGATGCTGGGCATCACCAACAGCTATACGATCGAGGCCTCCTTTGGCGGCTCCTCGCTGGGATCGCGCAAGGGAACGCACTTCAACACGCAG GATTACGAGCACATGGGACGAGCATTTTGTGAGACACTACTGGACTACTGCGATGAGAATCCGAACAAAGTAAAGCGGCACGCAAAGttgtttaaacaaatcaaaaagaTAAGAAAACGCGAGAAACGCGAACAGAAAgcattgaaattacagaaaatgGCCGATCAG attttaaatttactcAAACAACAGGACAGGCTACGATCCAAAATTATCGAAAGACTGATGCGAGAAGGCTCCAGTGCCGACGAGCCATTGAATATCCCATTGTCGGATTACTCAAG CGACGAGGGCAACTGCAGCTCCAGTTCGGATAATGAGGGCAAGCACTCGATAACGGCGTCCGATCTGGAGGGACCATGTTGTGCTCCCACCCGAGCACCGCCTAGTTCGCCCGAGGTGATACACGAAATTCGCAAG TTTCGCATGCGACGCATGCGCAAGGTGATGCACGAGCTGGACAGGATCTACTTTACGCCACTGTTCCAGCGCAAATTCAAAACCCTAACGACCCTGAAGAGGAGGCGTCAGAAGATGGGCGTTAAGGCGCCTCCAAATGGGAAACGCCTTCGCGGTGGTGGTGTTCCGGCCGTGGCAACCGCAACCACGCCTGCAACGGCCGTCCAAGCGGTTGGATCCATGGTAGAGACCAACGATGGccagaagcaacagcagccgcagcgaCAATTGGCCAGGAATATGCCTACGAATGGTGCTTCATCGATTGGAGCCCAGAGTTCGGACAGTACGGATAGCATGGATTCGTCGCAATCGGAATCGCTACAGGAGCCGGATTGTTCCAGTGCCAGCACCGGAGTCAGCAAGGAGGTCACGAGGAAGGCCAAGACCAGTGGGGCGGGCAGCAAGAAGACGGCCAAAAAGAGGAAGTTCATGCCCACGGAGAAGAAGAAGCCGGTGGTCAATCAGAAGCTGCACGTTGATCGCAATTTCCGGCTGTGGCTGGCCAATAGGCGCATCTACATCTATCGCCGTAAGAAG TCCACGCAGGCGCGTCGCACTAAGGTAAGAAATAAGCCGCAGAAGAAACGTGGCGAGGTGGTGCGCACCACACTGGACCTGCCCACAACGGATCCCGGCTCGGATCTGCACTTCTCCACCGACGATGAGGAGCACTCGCCGACGTCCGGACAAAATGGTTACGGTGCTGTGGCTCCGCTACGGCACACGCTGCTCCAGAGCGATCTGCAGAGGCGTTACATTGAGGAAATTGGCGATACGGTGGTGCAGAAACCAAAGGCGGCCCACATGCCGCCGGAACTGATTGTGACCACACCCTCGAAGAGCGGCACACCGGGCGGCGGCAAAAAGCTGGATGTCTACAAGCTGACGCCTCGTACTGCCCCAGAATTGGATACGGGTATTGGCATGATGCAACGGCAGGCCGGCGGAACTGGAACATCCGCCAGACGCACCTACTCGTGGCACAATCTCGATCAGCAAGAGATTCCCAATGGCAACCACAGCGGCAAGGCCAACTTTTACATGGGCGATTCCAAGCCAGCGATAAAGGCGATAACAAAACCGCCACCCAGAAG GAGTGTGCCGAGCAACTTCATTCCCCAAAGACATGGCAATGCGCAAACGGCCGATGACCTGCAGCTCAAGCTGTCGCTGAAGAAGAAAGTCTGGACTGGTGCGCACGGGGATGCGGATGGTCGTCCTCTGGCCTGGTACAAGGGTCACTCGATAGCAACATCCCAAATGGCCAACACCACGACCACCATACGAAGTGCAGGCGGTGGTgctgcaggaggaggaggagcaggggGAGCAGCTGGAGCGGGTGGCGGTGGAGGTGCAGGTGGTCAGAACCGAAACATGTTCACCTCCAGTGGCAGAGAACAGACAGCTGCGACCGGTGGCATCAACATGGGCATGCCACCCGCCTTTGTGGGCGCACCACGGAGACCCAGAAAACTGGAGCAAGTGGATCTCTTCAA TGCCTGTTCCCAgaagctgctgctgtggcagcAACAGGAGGAACACAAGCGCTCCCATCCGCAACCGGCGCAGCGCCTGCTGAAAGTGGAGGATCCCCCGCCACATTCTAGGGATCGGGAACGCGATCGTGACCGTGACCGGGAGCAGCAAGCCTTCAAGCCCATGCACATGGCCAAAAAGTCAACGGGTACCAGCCAGGCCAAAGTCATTCAGGCTTTGGTGGCCGTCGAGTCCGGCGGCAAGGTGAAACGCAAGTCCAGCAGCATGATGAAGATAGCAGAGACCACGCAGCTGGTGACTCGATTCGCCCGGAATCGCAACAGCGCCGGAGGAGCAACAgtacaacaacagcagcatcagcagcagccaccacaacaacatatgcaccaccagcaccagcgGTTGTTGTTCAAGGGCCAAGGTGGCGCGGGAGCTATGGGCGCTCGGATGCACTCCGCCGGCGTGATGGGTCACATGCAGGGCAACGGCGGTGGACGTGCGCCGAACAAATTCAAGACCGGTGGCCTGGTGATCACCGCCGTGCAGCAGCCGACCAACATGGCCGGCGGAAGCTCCAGGCGGATGAGAAATGCTGCCGGTTTGCAGGCGAAGGGCAGCAATGGCGCCTTGGGATCATCGTCCGGTCAAATGCAGTACCAGCGCAGCAATGGCAGTGTCCAGGCGAACAAATCCGCAACCGGAATCTCGCTGGACACCGTCAATCTGGTGCGAAAGGTGAAGACCAAGCTGAAGAAGCGCAAATCGCGCACTTTGTCAACCGGAGCACCGAAATAA